From Candidatus Amarolinea dominans, a single genomic window includes:
- a CDS encoding radical SAM protein: MKISLVGPKWNEMVNSYPSLGLGYLAAVAERAGHQVAVHDFGLHPHTTLAEDAQKIFDDKPDVVAFTSMTTSYHHIEQLVEIVKETLGVPTIIGGPHATSLPQLTIENPHLDYLIYGEGEEVWLDLLQAIEAGDTRYGRIAGLWWKDDGKVVQNPQRKLIEDLDALPFPARHLFELDKYPLYAPDGEKMVTVLSSRGCPYNCSFCFKGVVGRTYRQRSPESIVEELRHLQQRYQVRNFYFIDDLFTIDLRRLEKIMDYFIEQKMDIRWRCLARVDRVNPELLKKMYAAGCRQVHYGIESGNDDVLKATAKHISLEQVRRSIEWTAESGIDSKGYFILGLPGDTEETLEQTIEFASSLPLTEAMFSIATPFPGTRLWDELVRRHPETQYNADFTKTYYYNSYTAEIAPFMNVSDVPDERLSGLAIEARRRFDEAKRRRMYERSFGKTLGPALWEVSRIKPLRQLGNALLGAGMLGSFRQVRERAGANSWG; encoded by the coding sequence ATGAAAATTTCTTTGGTTGGACCGAAATGGAACGAGATGGTGAACAGCTATCCTTCGCTGGGCCTGGGCTACCTGGCTGCAGTGGCGGAGCGCGCCGGGCACCAGGTCGCGGTTCACGATTTTGGCTTGCACCCGCACACGACCCTGGCCGAAGACGCGCAAAAGATCTTCGATGACAAGCCCGATGTCGTGGCGTTCACTTCCATGACGACTTCCTACCACCACATCGAGCAGTTGGTCGAGATTGTCAAAGAGACCCTGGGTGTACCGACCATCATCGGCGGGCCGCACGCGACCTCTTTGCCGCAACTGACCATCGAAAACCCGCATCTGGATTACCTGATCTACGGCGAAGGCGAAGAGGTCTGGCTCGATCTGCTGCAAGCCATCGAGGCCGGTGATACGCGTTACGGTCGCATCGCCGGCTTGTGGTGGAAAGACGACGGCAAGGTCGTGCAAAACCCCCAGCGTAAGTTGATCGAAGACTTGGATGCGCTGCCGTTTCCGGCCCGTCACCTGTTCGAATTGGACAAATACCCGCTCTACGCACCCGATGGTGAGAAGATGGTGACCGTGCTTTCCAGCCGCGGCTGCCCGTACAACTGCTCTTTTTGCTTCAAGGGCGTGGTCGGGCGCACCTACCGCCAGCGTTCGCCGGAGAGCATCGTCGAAGAGCTGCGCCACTTGCAGCAGCGGTACCAGGTGCGCAACTTCTACTTCATTGACGATCTGTTCACGATTGACTTGCGCCGCCTGGAAAAGATCATGGACTATTTCATCGAGCAGAAGATGGATATCCGCTGGCGCTGCCTGGCGCGTGTGGATCGCGTCAACCCGGAGCTGCTCAAGAAGATGTACGCGGCCGGCTGCCGCCAGGTTCATTATGGCATCGAATCGGGCAACGATGATGTGCTCAAGGCCACCGCCAAGCACATCAGCCTGGAGCAGGTGCGTCGTTCGATCGAGTGGACGGCGGAGTCGGGTATTGACAGCAAGGGCTACTTCATCCTGGGGCTGCCAGGCGACACAGAGGAAACACTGGAGCAAACCATCGAGTTTGCCTCCAGCCTGCCGTTGACCGAAGCGATGTTCTCCATTGCCACGCCGTTCCCCGGCACGCGCCTGTGGGATGAGTTGGTACGTCGCCATCCTGAGACGCAGTACAATGCCGACTTTACCAAGACCTATTACTACAATTCATACACGGCCGAGATTGCGCCGTTCATGAATGTCAGCGATGTGCCCGACGAGCGCCTGAGTGGCCTGGCGATCGAGGCGCGGCGCCGCTTTGATGAGGCCAAGCGCCGCCGCATGTACGAGCGGTCCTTCGGCAAGACGCTTGGCCCCGCACTGTGGGAAGTGTCACGCATCAAGCCGCTGCGCCAGTTGGGTAATGCCCTGCTCGGCGCCGGGATGCTCGGCAGTTTCCGCCAGGTGCGTGAGCGGGCAGGAGCCAACTCATGGGGGTAA
- a CDS encoding RtcB family protein, producing the protein MVMRKDIRQIRPYVYEVARNFRHDMRVPARFYADELILQQALNDDCLDQLINTATLPGIVGYALAMPDIHQGYGFPIGGVVATAGADGVISPGGVGFDINCGVRLLASHLDRQSVQPYLSALATELYKQVPSGAGEKGFVSLSVKELDEVLAQGSRWALKKGFARADDLENTEERGMMAGADPAHCSTRAKERGKSQLGTLGSGNHFAEVDEVAEIYDDEAAQAMGLFPGQIVVMIHCGSRGFGHQVCTDYVDMFQKVIHKYGIHLPDRQLVCAPLQSPEGQAYYAAMSCAANFAFANRQLLAHQVRQAFRTVLAGKVKNFDLFQVYDITHNMAKIEMHDVDGQRLQVCVHRKGATRAFGPGADVLPRDYQDIGQPVLVPGSMGTASYVLVGTEGSMAQTFGSSCHGAGRVMSRSAAKRLVQGGELRGHLQAQGIEVRAGSLAGLAEEAPSAYKDVDHVVDVVHNAGIARRVARLVPVAVVKG; encoded by the coding sequence ATGGTGATGCGTAAAGACATTCGTCAGATTCGGCCCTACGTGTATGAAGTGGCGCGCAACTTTCGTCACGACATGCGCGTGCCGGCCCGCTTCTACGCCGACGAGCTGATTCTGCAACAGGCTCTGAACGATGACTGCCTGGATCAACTGATCAACACCGCCACCCTGCCCGGCATCGTGGGTTACGCGCTGGCCATGCCGGACATTCATCAGGGCTATGGCTTCCCCATCGGCGGTGTGGTTGCCACGGCCGGCGCGGATGGCGTCATCTCTCCGGGCGGAGTCGGCTTCGACATCAACTGTGGCGTGCGTTTGTTGGCGTCGCACCTGGACCGCCAGAGTGTCCAGCCCTATCTCTCCGCGCTGGCGACAGAGCTTTACAAGCAGGTTCCTAGCGGCGCGGGCGAGAAGGGATTTGTCAGCCTATCGGTCAAAGAGTTGGACGAGGTTCTGGCGCAGGGCAGCCGATGGGCGCTGAAGAAGGGTTTTGCGCGGGCAGACGACCTGGAGAACACCGAGGAGCGCGGCATGATGGCCGGCGCGGATCCGGCTCATTGCAGCACACGGGCCAAAGAGCGCGGCAAGAGTCAACTGGGCACGCTTGGCTCGGGCAATCACTTCGCGGAAGTGGATGAGGTAGCCGAGATCTACGATGACGAGGCTGCGCAGGCCATGGGCCTTTTCCCCGGCCAGATCGTGGTGATGATTCACTGCGGCAGTCGCGGCTTCGGTCACCAGGTCTGCACCGATTACGTGGACATGTTCCAGAAGGTCATTCACAAGTACGGCATCCATCTGCCGGACCGCCAATTGGTCTGCGCGCCGTTGCAGTCGCCAGAGGGGCAGGCCTATTACGCGGCCATGAGCTGCGCGGCCAATTTCGCCTTTGCCAACCGCCAACTGCTGGCGCACCAGGTTCGTCAGGCTTTTCGCACCGTGTTGGCCGGCAAGGTGAAGAACTTCGATCTGTTCCAGGTCTATGACATCACGCACAACATGGCGAAGATCGAGATGCACGACGTGGATGGGCAGCGGCTGCAGGTCTGTGTGCATCGCAAGGGCGCCACCCGCGCCTTTGGCCCCGGCGCGGACGTGCTGCCGCGCGACTACCAGGACATCGGCCAACCGGTGTTGGTGCCGGGCAGCATGGGTACGGCTTCGTACGTCCTGGTGGGCACAGAGGGCAGCATGGCGCAGACCTTCGGCTCCAGTTGTCACGGCGCCGGCCGCGTCATGAGCCGGTCCGCGGCCAAGCGGCTGGTGCAGGGCGGCGAGCTGCGGGGTCATTTGCAGGCGCAGGGCATCGAGGTGCGCGCCGGCAGCCTGGCCGGCCTGGCTGAAGAGGCCCCCAGCGCCTACAAAGATGTGGATCACGTCGTGGATGTCGTACACAACGCCGGCATCGCGCGCAGGGTCGCGCGGCTGGTGCCCGTGGCCGTGGTCAAGGGGTAA
- a CDS encoding DUF5615 family PIN-like protein gives MRFLVDQDVFAATTRLLRSLGHDAITVSEIGLAQASDEKLLQTAQELERILVTRDRDYGSLVFVSGQGAGVIYLRLLPSNQHLAHEQLSYVLVSHGEVELRNAFVVVEPTGYRFRRIQRLKD, from the coding sequence ATGAGATTCTTAGTAGACCAAGATGTTTTTGCTGCGACAACGCGCCTCTTGCGCAGCCTGGGGCATGATGCCATCACTGTGTCCGAGATCGGCTTGGCGCAGGCATCGGATGAAAAATTGCTCCAGACCGCCCAGGAGTTGGAACGCATATTAGTGACTCGTGACCGCGACTACGGGAGCCTGGTGTTTGTCAGTGGACAAGGCGCGGGCGTGATCTATCTGCGGTTGCTGCCATCTAATCAACATCTGGCGCATGAGCAATTGAGTTATGTGTTAGTTTCACATGGTGAAGTAGAGCTAAGAAATGCATTTGTTGTCGTAGAACCAACTGGATACCGATTTAGACGAATTCAGAGACTCAAGGATTAG
- a CDS encoding cobalamin-dependent protein (Presence of a B(12) (cobalamin)-binding domain implies dependence on cobalamin itself, in one of its several forms, or in some unusual lineages, dependence on a cobalamin-like analog.) translates to MKVALINPRFRLPIDTRTTAHLGLAYLAAVSARRGDEVRVYDADVEEQPLEDFIQEFRPHLVGITANTPQVKQAWRTAAKIKKVHDVPIVLGGPHVSVAAESLDFESCQQPDVDMVVRGEGETSWTIISERIESYLRDQPTYQSRDIFDPERNLWSDVLGISFKTSDRQLHRNPDRPAMPDLDSLPWPAYHFFKMHKYTNLQPATDHVSGAQSFSIMTSRGCPYRCTFCSQSIMPIKWRARSPENVLEEWRHLVRDLDALGNRRPGR, encoded by the coding sequence ATGAAAGTCGCCTTGATCAACCCCAGATTCCGTCTACCCATTGATACCCGCACCACGGCGCACCTCGGCCTGGCCTATCTGGCGGCCGTTTCGGCCCGCCGCGGCGATGAGGTGCGTGTTTATGACGCCGATGTCGAAGAACAACCGCTCGAGGATTTCATCCAGGAGTTCCGCCCACACCTCGTGGGCATCACCGCCAACACGCCGCAGGTCAAACAGGCGTGGCGCACCGCGGCCAAGATCAAGAAGGTGCATGATGTGCCGATCGTCCTGGGCGGTCCCCATGTCAGCGTCGCGGCCGAAAGCCTTGATTTTGAATCGTGCCAGCAGCCCGACGTGGACATGGTGGTACGTGGCGAAGGCGAGACCAGTTGGACGATCATCAGTGAACGCATTGAAAGTTACCTGAGGGATCAGCCCACCTACCAGAGCCGTGACATTTTTGATCCCGAGCGGAATCTGTGGAGCGATGTCCTCGGCATCAGCTTCAAGACCAGTGACCGCCAACTGCACCGCAACCCTGACCGCCCAGCCATGCCTGACCTCGACAGCCTGCCCTGGCCGGCCTATCATTTTTTCAAGATGCACAAGTACACCAATCTGCAGCCGGCCACCGATCATGTCAGCGGCGCACAGTCGTTCTCCATCATGACCAGCCGCGGCTGCCCCTACCGCTGCACCTTCTGTTCGCAGTCCATCATGCCGATCAAATGGCGCGCGCGTTCGCCGGAGAATGTCCTGGAGGAGTGGCGCCACCTGGTGCGCGACCTGGACGCGCTCGGAAATCGGCGTCCTGGACGATAG
- a CDS encoding radical SAM protein gives MSWRSGATWCATWTRSEIGVLDDSANIRVDRLNKLADMLIANQLNHVPWIFVNGIRANLASLELMKKLKQAGLKRTAFGVETGDAEIMASIDKRVDHDTIRQAFKNAKAAGLETIGFFIIGLPGDTRATMQRTIEFACELDPLIANFSMMTPYPGTKVYETVKRQGRMLVKDWEDYVFFDGKARYELGDLTAELMTEMWKKAYRQFYLRPHRILGTMTRKDFWLNYRRTFRVAWHTIFPRQEKTELRRQIEAEGLI, from the coding sequence ATGTCCTGGAGGAGTGGCGCCACCTGGTGCGCGACCTGGACGCGCTCGGAAATCGGCGTCCTGGACGATAGCGCCAACATCCGGGTGGACCGCCTGAACAAGCTGGCCGACATGCTGATCGCCAATCAGCTCAACCACGTGCCGTGGATTTTTGTCAACGGCATCCGCGCCAACCTGGCCAGCCTGGAACTGATGAAAAAGCTCAAGCAAGCCGGCCTCAAGCGCACGGCGTTTGGCGTGGAAACCGGCGACGCGGAGATCATGGCTTCGATTGACAAGCGCGTTGACCACGACACCATTCGCCAGGCCTTCAAGAATGCCAAGGCCGCCGGCCTGGAGACCATCGGCTTCTTCATCATCGGCCTGCCCGGCGACACCCGCGCCACCATGCAGCGCACCATCGAGTTTGCCTGCGAGTTGGACCCCCTGATTGCCAATTTCAGTATGATGACGCCTTACCCTGGCACCAAGGTTTACGAAACCGTCAAGCGCCAGGGCCGCATGTTGGTCAAGGACTGGGAAGACTACGTCTTTTTCGACGGCAAGGCTCGTTACGAACTGGGCGACTTGACGGCCGAGTTGATGACCGAGATGTGGAAGAAGGCCTATCGCCAGTTCTACCTGCGCCCGCATCGCATCCTGGGCACCATGACCCGCAAAGACTTCTGGCTCAACTACCGTCGCACCTTCCGTGTCGCCTGGCACACGATCTTCCCGCGCCAGGAGAAGACCGAACTGCGCCGCCAGATCGAAGCCGAGGGCCTGATCTAG
- a CDS encoding iron-sulfur cluster assembly accessory protein: MITLTPTAASKLQDVLHSKGLSEATHGLRVFVQGGGCGGMQYGMTFEGNPREVDEVYETFGIKVFVDPTSMFYVNGAQIDFVDNLMGGGFHIENPNAVSSCGCGSSFRTAQTHSGEEPASCGHN; the protein is encoded by the coding sequence ATGATTACATTGACACCTACAGCAGCGAGCAAGCTGCAAGATGTCCTGCACAGCAAAGGCCTCAGCGAGGCCACGCATGGGTTACGCGTGTTCGTGCAGGGCGGCGGTTGCGGCGGTATGCAGTACGGCATGACCTTCGAGGGCAATCCGCGCGAGGTGGATGAAGTTTACGAAACTTTTGGCATCAAGGTGTTTGTGGATCCCACCAGCATGTTCTACGTCAACGGTGCGCAGATTGATTTCGTTGATAACCTGATGGGCGGCGGTTTCCATATCGAGAACCCGAACGCCGTATCAAGCTGCGGCTGTGGCAGTTCGTTCCGCACTGCGCAGACGCACAGTGGCGAAGAACCCGCTTCTTGCGGCCATAACTAG
- a CDS encoding DUF433 domain-containing protein translates to MFDRIAVNPHVHFGKPCIAGTRIPVQNILELVEEGIPFAKIIQEYYPDINTQDVHACLRYAIALVAAEDVHLAAVPA, encoded by the coding sequence ATGTTCGATCGTATTGCTGTCAATCCGCACGTTCATTTCGGCAAGCCATGTATTGCTGGGACTCGCATACCCGTACAAAACATACTTGAATTGGTGGAAGAAGGAATTCCTTTCGCCAAAATCATTCAGGAATACTACCCTGATATCAACACCCAAGACGTTCACGCTTGCTTACGTTATGCAATTGCCTTGGTCGCGGCAGAAGATGTTCATCTGGCAGCGGTACCAGCATGA
- the moaA gene encoding GTP 3',8-cyclase MoaA, whose protein sequence is MHDGLHDAFGRRIDYLRISLTDVCNLRCVYCMPEEMQFQPRAELLQDDEVIFIVQAAARLGVRKVRLTGGEPTVRRHIVELVRRVKQVPGIQEVAMTTNGVLLTELAFPLAAAGLDRVNISVDTLDAASFQRITRWGSLHDVWSGVEAAEAAGLKPIKLNCVVTRGYNDQEVADLARLTFAHAWEVRFIELMPFGEVANFAHNAVVPYQETMAQIEQALGPLIAVPGYDGHDPSRPYRLAGAQGTLGFISSVTQPFCAGCGRVRVTADGKLRLCLLRDNEVDLLTPLRQGCSLDELQALLRVAVWGKPWGHGLAHDVVPALRVMSQIGG, encoded by the coding sequence ATGCACGACGGCCTGCACGACGCGTTTGGACGACGGATTGACTACCTGCGCATTTCCCTGACCGATGTCTGCAATTTGCGCTGTGTCTACTGCATGCCTGAAGAGATGCAATTCCAGCCACGCGCTGAACTTTTGCAGGATGACGAAGTCATCTTTATCGTGCAGGCGGCGGCCCGGTTGGGCGTGCGCAAGGTTCGGCTGACCGGCGGCGAGCCGACGGTGCGCCGGCACATCGTGGAACTGGTGCGGCGCGTCAAGCAGGTGCCGGGCATCCAGGAAGTGGCGATGACCACCAACGGTGTCCTGCTGACCGAACTGGCCTTCCCGTTGGCGGCCGCGGGCCTGGATCGGGTCAACATCAGCGTAGACACGCTCGACGCCGCCAGCTTCCAGCGCATCACGCGCTGGGGTTCGCTGCACGATGTGTGGTCGGGCGTCGAAGCCGCTGAGGCCGCCGGCTTGAAGCCGATCAAGCTCAACTGCGTGGTCACGCGCGGCTATAACGATCAGGAGGTGGCCGATCTGGCCCGATTGACGTTTGCTCACGCCTGGGAGGTGCGTTTTATCGAACTGATGCCGTTTGGCGAGGTGGCGAACTTCGCCCACAATGCGGTGGTGCCGTACCAGGAGACGATGGCACAGATCGAGCAGGCGCTCGGCCCCCTGATCGCTGTGCCCGGCTACGATGGTCATGACCCCTCGCGGCCCTATCGGTTGGCGGGCGCACAGGGCACGTTGGGCTTCATCAGCTCGGTCACCCAGCCTTTTTGCGCCGGCTGCGGCCGCGTGCGGGTGACTGCGGATGGTAAGCTGCGACTCTGTCTTCTGCGTGACAACGAAGTAGACTTGCTGACGCCGCTGCGCCAGGGCTGTTCACTGGACGAACTTCAGGCGCTGCTGCGCGTGGCCGTCTGGGGTAAGCCGTGGGGCCACGGCCTGGCCCATGACGTGGTTCCGGCGCTACGGGTTATGTCGCAGATTGGCGGCTGA
- a CDS encoding ArsR family transcriptional regulator, with protein sequence MQATRRRILEILKIENKATVMDLAQALDMAPVSVRHHLDILQGQDLVTSLVQHKRTVGRPEQVYLLTAAANDFFPQSFRALATDVLHEVKRLLPASALNGIVERLAERTLAEAPLARYGQSVDERVADVTTFLSDKGYLAQWEHHNGRQLLLHTCNCPYAGLAAEHPELCQMDLILVSELMSGLSASAPRCLGRLAAGDGRCSYMFELNHTGEPTGGQG encoded by the coding sequence GTGCAAGCCACCCGTCGCCGTATCCTTGAAATTCTAAAGATCGAAAACAAAGCGACGGTGATGGACCTGGCGCAGGCGCTGGACATGGCGCCGGTTTCGGTGCGTCATCACCTGGATATTTTACAGGGTCAGGACCTGGTCACATCCCTGGTGCAGCACAAACGCACGGTCGGGCGGCCGGAGCAGGTCTATCTGCTGACCGCAGCCGCCAACGATTTCTTTCCGCAGAGTTTTCGCGCGCTGGCAACCGATGTCCTGCACGAAGTGAAGCGCCTGCTGCCGGCCAGTGCGCTGAACGGCATCGTCGAGCGCCTGGCGGAGCGCACGCTGGCAGAGGCGCCGCTTGCCCGTTACGGCCAGTCGGTGGATGAACGCGTGGCGGACGTGACCACGTTTCTGAGCGACAAGGGTTATCTGGCGCAATGGGAGCATCACAACGGCCGGCAGTTGTTGCTGCACACCTGCAACTGCCCTTACGCAGGGCTGGCCGCGGAACACCCTGAGTTGTGTCAGATGGATTTGATTCTGGTCTCTGAATTGATGTCCGGCCTCAGCGCGAGCGCACCGCGCTGCCTGGGGCGCCTGGCTGCCGGCGATGGCCGTTGCTCGTACATGTTTGAGTTGAATCACACTGGGGAGCCAACGGGGGGACAGGGATGA
- a CDS encoding rhodanese: MLKQTELPQISVEELKRLRDDETPHVLLDVREEHEWKLARIEGAQLLPLSRLARELTAAFPADLTPDSHVIVQCHHGVRSVQVTAWLRQLGFNNVFNLAGGIDDWSLRIDPRVPRY, translated from the coding sequence ATGCTAAAGCAGACTGAATTGCCACAAATCAGCGTTGAAGAGCTCAAGCGCCTGCGCGATGATGAGACGCCGCATGTGCTGTTGGACGTGCGCGAGGAACATGAGTGGAAACTTGCCCGTATCGAGGGCGCGCAGTTGCTGCCGCTCTCTCGCCTGGCTCGTGAGTTGACCGCCGCGTTCCCGGCCGACCTGACTCCCGATAGCCATGTCATCGTGCAGTGCCACCACGGCGTGCGCAGCGTCCAGGTGACGGCCTGGCTGCGCCAGCTCGGCTTCAACAACGTATTCAACCTGGCCGGGGGTATTGATGATTGGTCACTGCGCATTGATCCGCGCGTACCGCGTTATTGA
- a CDS encoding HNH endonuclease: MNRPRIPAAVERSVRIVARNRCGYCLSPQHLVMARLEVEHIIPLAKGGVNTESNLWLACPLCNRAKGEKTHTMDPETGLTVSLFNPRTQVWYEHFRWTDNGLLIVGLTPTGRATVAALHLSDDADALAVRSYWVMAGWHPPQD, translated from the coding sequence GTGAATCGCCCACGAATCCCGGCAGCCGTCGAACGAAGCGTGCGAATTGTGGCTCGCAATCGCTGCGGATACTGCCTCAGCCCACAGCATCTGGTGATGGCGCGCCTGGAAGTGGAGCATATCATCCCTTTGGCAAAAGGCGGCGTCAACACGGAGTCCAATCTGTGGCTGGCTTGCCCGTTGTGTAACCGGGCAAAGGGCGAAAAAACTCACACTATGGACCCCGAAACGGGTCTGACAGTCTCCCTCTTCAACCCACGCACTCAGGTCTGGTATGAGCATTTCAGATGGACAGACAATGGACTGCTCATCGTTGGCTTGACTCCGACGGGGCGAGCCACAGTCGCAGCTTTGCATTTGAGCGATGATGCGGATGCCCTGGCGGTGCGCAGCTACTGGGTAATGGCAGGCTGGCATCCACCGCAAGATTGA